A genomic stretch from Aerococcaceae bacterium zg-1292 includes:
- a CDS encoding 30S ribosomal protein S18, which produces MGQRRGGRRRRKVCFFCANHIDHPDYKDVELLKRFISEKGKILPRRVTGTCAKHQRALTLAIKRARIMGLLPFTVQD; this is translated from the coding sequence ATGGGTCAACGTCGTGGCGGAAGACGCAGAAGAAAAGTATGTTTCTTCTGTGCTAACCATATTGATCACCCTGATTACAAAGATGTTGAATTATTAAAACGATTCATCTCAGAAAAAGGTAAAATTTTACCTCGTCGTGTAACAGGTACTTGTGCGAAACACCAACGTGCTTTAACATTAGCAATTAAACGTGCAAGAATTATGGGCTTATTACCATTTACAGTACAAGACTAA